The Pandoraea apista genomic interval CGTAGACCCGCTCGCGCTGACACAAGGTCGTCCTGTGGGCCTCGCCTGGTTCTCGCCGGACTGCAAGCACTTCAGCAAGGCCAAGGGCGGCAAGCCGCGCGACAAAAAGATTCGCGGGTTGGCGTGGGTAGCGATGCGCTGGGCCGCACTGGTGCGTCCGCGCGTCATCATGCTTGAGAACGTCGAGGAATTCCGGACGTGGGGCCCAGTGCTCGCGGATGGCTCTCCGTGTCCAAAGCGCAAAGGCGAGACATTCCACTCTTTCGTCCGTCAGCTTGAGGCGATGGGGTATGCGGTAGAGCACCGCGAGCTGCGCGCCTGCGACTACGGTGCACCGACGATCCGCAAGCGCCTGTTCCTGATCGCGCGTTGCGACGGCAAGCCGATCGTGTGGCCCGAGCCGACCCACGGCGCGCCCGGAAGTGTTGCCGTGGTCGCCGGCGAACGCAAGCCGTGGCGGACCGCCGCCGAGTGCATCGACTGGTCGATCCCCTGCCCGTCCATCTTCGAGCGCAAGAAGGAATTGGCCGAGACAACGCAGCGCCGAATAGCGCGGGGCATGCGCCGGTACGTCATCGACTCGGCCGATCCGTTCATCGTGAAGGTGAACCACGGGTACGACTACTTCCGGGGTCAGCCGCTCGGCGAACCGATTCAGACGCTGACCGGCAAACACGGATTCGGCCTGGTCGCGCCGCACCTTACCAAGTTCCGCACCGGCTCGACAGGATCGGATCTACGCGAGCCGGCGCCGACCATCACCGCAGGCCCGAAGGAAAACCCGGCTGGTGCAGCGCACGCGCTTGGACTTGTCGTGCCGGTACTGACTGAGTGCGCGAATGCGTCGACACAACGCTCGTGGCCGGCGGACGAGCCGCTCCGCACTCAATGCGCCGAGGTCAAGGGTGGGCACTTCGCTCTCGCAGCGGCATTCCTCGCGAAGCACTACGGCGGGAATTACGACGGGCCCGGTGTCGGACTGAAAGAACCGGTCAGCACAATCACGACGGCCGACCATCATGCGCTGGTGTCGTCGCATATGGTCAAGCTGCGCGGCGAATGCACGGGGAGCGCCACCGGTGAACCGGTGCCGACCATTTCAGCACAGGGCAACCATATCGGTGAGGTACGCGCGTTCCTGGTGAAGTACTACAGCGAAGGCGGTCAGGATCAGGACTGCCGTGACCCGATGCACACGATCCCGACAAAGGACCGCCTCGGCTTGGTCACCGTCGCCGGCGAGCAATACCAGATCGCCGACATCGGCATGCGCATGCTCGAGCCGCACGAATTGTATGCGGCGCAGGGCTTCCCATCGACCTACGTCATCGCCCCCGAATTCAACGGCAAGCGCCTCGCGAAGCATGCGCAGGTTCGCATGTGTGGCAACAGCGTCAGTCCGCCGATGGCAGCCGCGCTCGTGCGTGCGAATGTGCCCGAGTTGGCTGCGTGGACGCCGAAGGAACGAAAGAGGTTGGCGGCAGCATGACCACCCACCCGGCCACGGCAAAAAGAAGCCCACGGCATTGCGCGGGCTGAGATCCGATCACCAGGGGCATTTCGGCTTACGGTCATTTCAAGCTACGCCCTTTTTTGACGGCCATTACTAAGGAATACCCGTGTGGCTCGATATCAAACGACCGCTTTAATGAATGAACGAAGCACTGGAAGAGATTCTGCGGGTCACCGCACAAGCATGGAGGGTTCTGAGAAATGAGTGACACTTTCCTCTCAGCCGAAGAAGTAGCAGAATTGTCCGGAGTGCGTACCGGACGCCGCGGGAAATCCCGTGAGGAATTACAAGCAACGTGGCTTCGATCTGCGGGCATCCCGTTTTGGACGAACGCCCGCGGACGACCCATCGTTGCCAGATCTGCAATTGAGGGTCGCCAAGCTGCCGCAGCAGCGGAGCCGCCCAGGAAGAAATGGCAACCCCCAACCCTCTCGCTCGCGGGCTAAGAAATGGGACGCAAACCAACCGTCAATACGAATCTTCCCCCGCGCATGCGGGCTCGAGTGCGGGGAAAGAAGACATACTATTTCTTCGACGCTGGTGGTAAACCCCGAAAGGAAATCTCGCTGGGCACCGATTACGTGGAGGCTGTGCGCCGCTGGTCAGAGCTAGAGCAAACGAAGGCACCCACCACACCGGGGCAGACATTCGACGTAGCCGCAACGAACTACGTAGCCGAAGTCTTGCCGACTAAAGCTCCCCGGACACGCTCCGATAACGTCAAGGAACTCGGTTTCCTGCGCGAATTCTTCGCCGGCGCCCCATTGGACGACATCGAGCCAACAGCTATACGAGGGTATTTTCGCTGGCGCGCCCAGAAGGCGCGGCAATGGTACGAAGATAAGAAGCGCGAGGTGCCGGCAGATGCGGGGCATGTGCGCGCCAATCGCGAGATCGCCCTGTTCTCGCATATCTTCAACTACGCGCGGGAGAGCGGTCTGACAAGCGCTCCGAACCCGGCTGCTGGGGTTAAGCGAAATTCTGAGGATGGGCGTGACGTTTACGTCGAGGATGACGTTTTCGCCGCCGTGTACAAGGCCGCTGATGCCCCGACGCGAGACGCGATGGACTTGGCCTATCTGACAGGTCAGCGTCCCGCCGACACACTGAAGTTCGATGAGCGGAACATAAACGGCTCCGACGAGTTGGAGATTCAGCAGGGCAAGACCAAGAAGAAGCTACGCATCGCAGTCGAGGGCGAACTGGCAGCACTCATTGAGCGAATCCGCGCGCGCAAGCGAGGGTATAAGGTCGTGAGCACCGCGCTTGTAGTCAACGAATCGGGGCAGAGACTGACCTCCGACGCGCTACGCTCACGCTTCGACAAAGCGCGTGCAGCCGCCGGCATCGATAAGGATCGGTTCCAGTTCCGCGACCTTCGCGCAAAAGCAGGGACGGACAAAACCGACTCGGCAGGTGACATCCGCCAGGCGCAACAACAACTCGGTCACTCGTCGGTAGTGATGACCGAGCGATACGTGAGGCAGCGCCGTGGCGACAAGGTGAAGCCGACCCGGTAAACCGTTCCGCAAACGGCACATGAACAACGGTTTTATGCGGGTTTCGGGGCGATATTTTTGGAAGATTTGCGGAACTATATCAAGGACAAGCTCATTGATTTTATTGATTTTTTTCATGGACTTTTAATCCGTTGGTCGCAGGTTCGAATCCCGCACGGCCTACCAAACGAATTCGAGGGGTTGCGAGAAATCGCAACCCCTTTTTGTTTTGTGATGTGTGCATTTCTGCCTTCGCTCGCGGACTTCGGCCATGCGGTCATCCCCCTCCCTCGTTGTGGCCGCCCGCAGCGTCACGAACGGCTAGCCGGACGTCGTGCCGATTCTCCCCTTTCCACAATCCAGCGCAAAGAAAACCTGCATCGGGATCCGGCATAACGGCCGCCCTGTTTCAGACACCGCCGAATCCCCGCTTACCGCCAACTCGCTACGGCTTTTCGCGTGGAAGTGTGTTCAATCATGCTCCCCAACGCGCGATTGCCGCCACTGGGATCCAGGGTCAAGTTTTCTGGGACATGAAGCGGGGTGAGTCATCTTTGATTCATGGAAGATCGGACTTTTTCTCCGATCTTCCACGATGGCAGCCTTTCTCATTTCTCGCCGAGGCGCGTTACCGCGCCGCTCCCTCCTCGCGCTTTCAGTCGGTGCATTGTTCTCCCAGCCGGCCTTCGCCGCCGATCCGGTGAGCGCGGACGCCCCCATTCTTTTCTGGCTGCCTCAGGCCAACTCAACGAACTCCGTAGCCATGAGTGCCGACGGTTCCACCGTGATCGGCACCTTCACAATGCCAAGCGGCACGCCCGCCTTTCGCTGGACAAGCGCCACGGGTATTGAGCAGATCGGTGCGTTAGGCGGGAACAATGCGTCACCGACAGCCGTGAATGCCGATGGCAGCGTCATCGTCGGGAATACCGGCGGCGGCGCCTTTCGCTGGACAAGCGCCACGGGCATGCAGCTCCTCGGCACGTTCGGCGGCAACGCCTCCGACGCGAAAGCCGTCAGCGCCGACGGCGCAGTGATCGTGGGCACCAGCGATTTGAGTGGCTCAAGCGAACAGCACGCATTTCGCTGGACGGCCGCCACGGGTATGGTGGATCTGGGGACGTTGGGCGGCACCAGTTCCACAGCGAATGCCGTCAATGCCGACGGCAGCGTGGTGGTCGGCACAGCCACGACGGTTACTGAGACGCGCGCCTTCCGATGGACATCGGGTGCGGGCATGCAGAATCTCGGCTCGCTCGGCGGCAGCCTCTCCGATGCCCGGGCTGTCAGCGCCGACGGTTCCGCTGTCGCAGGTATCGCGAACACGGCGACGAGCGCCACACGTGCATTCCGATGGACAAGCGCCACGGGCATGCAGGATCTCGGCACGTTAGGCGGAAGCGACACCTATTTCGGCGCAATGAGTTCCGATGGGTCAACCGTCGTCGGAGGCTCGCTGACGCAGGGCAACCCTTACATGCACGCGTTTCGCTGGACGAACGCAACAGGCATGGTCGACCTCGGAACGCTGGGGGGCCCCCTGTCTGCGGCGGTCGCAGTCAACGCCAACGGTGCCGTCGTCGCGGGGATAGCGTACAACGCACAAGGCGACTCGCGCATCTTCCGCTGGACCAGCGCGACAGGCATGCAAGATTTGGTAACGCTTCTGACGAACGCCGGCGTGAACATGCGGGGCATCATCCTGAGCTCCGTCACGGGCATTTCGGCAAACGGGCAATACATCGCCGGAGATGGCGGCACACCGGCGACAAGCGGCGTTGGTCAGGTCTACCTCGTTCGCTACATCGACGCGACGGTCTCGCCCAAGCCGAACCCAGACCCGGACCCCTCAGGCACACCGGGAAGCGGGTCAACCCCCACGACACCCTCAACGCCCTCAACGCCGGCCACCTCTTCCCCGCCGGCGAACCCCGTGATCGCCGGTATCACCACACCATCATCGGTTCAGGCCTCTGCCAATCAGGTGGGCAAAGCTCGCCAGAGCGTCATGGGACAAATGCACGGTTTTGCCGACCAGATGCTGGGGGAAGGAAAAATCTCCGACTCGCCGAGCGGCGTGGCGGCCTTTGGCGCCGTCGGCTCGTTGGCAGCGGGCATCACGGGGCATTTGAATCTGGCGCCGTTCGAACTCGTCGCTGGCGTCGGCTATGCCTCGGAGAGCTATGCGGATACCGAGATGAGAGGCGCTTTCACGGCGGCGGCGAAGCTGCGATATGCGCATATGTTCGACGAGCGATTCGGATGGTTCGGTGAGCTCGGCGGCTTCTTCTCGCCCGACAGCAACTACCGCTTTTCCCGCAACTACGCCAATGGCTCCGGCACGGCAACGGGGAGTGCCAGCGCGTCGGGGCGGCAAGCCTATGGATTTGGGCGCCTCGGCATGCTCATCAATGTGACTGCCAACGATCAGTTGACACAATCGATCGAACTCGGGCGTCAGGTCTTGCGCACGTCGTCGTACAGTGAAGTGCTCTCGCCGGGCAACCCGTTCGAAGCGAGTATGGGGGCCTCCTCGTCCACGATGAACTTGCTCAAAATCAGGGAGAAATGGGTACACGCCTTCACGTCGACCGTCGACGCCGCAGTCTGGGGCGCATGGGCGCATGGCTTTAGCTACCGTGACGGCTCGCGACTGAACGTGAGCGGCGTCGGCAGCCTCTCGCCGCAAGTGTCGAGCCAACTCAATTGGTTCGAGTACGGCGCCCGGGTGGGCTACAAGATGAGTCGGAAGGCGAAGGTGTCGGCATTCGTCAACGGCGTGAGCGGCGGCGACGTCGGCTCGCGCACGCATGTTGGCGTGAATTTCGAAATGTTCTTCTGAGCCGATTCGAGGCGGGCGGATCTCCGCCCGCGCGTGCCTCGTCGGGAACACCTTCCTTGCAGATTTTGCTTTGTGTCGTCATCTTGCGGTCCGCTTCCATCTACCGACGACGAACGCTCCCCGCCATCAGAAGGGCGCAGTGAAGGTCAACCGCACGCCCTGCTGCAACCCTCCCATACCGGTCATCACACTGTAATCCAGCCCGAAGGCAAGGACGCCCGCGCGCAGCTTGGCGCCGAATCCGACTTGCACGCGATCGCTGCCATAAGGACTCCCCGACACGAAGTACACCGGCCCGCTGCCGGCAATGTCGGCATAGGCAAGTCCAGCGACACTCTGACCATTAAAGTCGTGCTGCAACTCCACGCGGATATACGGTGAGACGATGCCGATTCGCGTGGCCTTCGAAAAGCCAGCACGCACACCCAGCGTGCCCGACAGCGTATTGACGTTCTGCTTGAAGTACGTGAGCGCGTTCAGCCCCGCCCCCGTCTCACTGTATTGATCCAGCGTAGAGCGCGATGCCGTCATCCGTCCATAGGGTGAGAACAGCCAGTCCTCGCTTCGGTACTCGTACCCCGCCGACACCGAGCCGAAGACCTGCTGGCCCGTGCGTTTGCCGCTCGCGAAATCGTTCGAATCGACGACCCAGCGGCGCGAGTTGAAGCTGAGCGAGCCGAAGCCCGCCACAGCATCGACAAACAGCGTGGGGATCGGGCGGAAGCTCGCGTAGAGCGCGCCACTGTAGCTATCGCCCGTATTGCGTGTCCCCGAACTGCCGATATCCGTCGAATCGTGCCCGTACCCCACACCGGCACCGAGCGAGAAATGATCGGAGAAGCGATAGTCCGCGCCAAGCGTCACCCCCCCGGTCGTGAACTTGAACCCGGAACGCTGCGCGGCAATGTTTGCGAAACCGAAGTCTACCGAACCCGCCGTCCAATACGCGAAGCGCTTGTCGTCGCGGGCGTCGTCGCCAGGTAAGTCGGGCACCTGACTGTCGCCCGTGCCTACCCCGCTGGCGCCTACACTCTTGTCGCGCACATCAAGACCTTTCGCCTTGCGCTGCGCGAGCGGGCTCACGTCACCTCGCAGACAAGCGTCGCGCTCGGCAATGCCCACGATGTCCTGACAACGCGACACGTTGCGATTACGCTCGGGCGACGGCAGCACCACATTCAGACCATTGCTAGAGGGCGCACGGCCCTTGCCGTGCAGCGCTTCGAGACGCTGGTTGTAGTTGCCGATCTGTGTCGTGGCGAAGCGGCGGGCCGCCTCCACCTGAGCACCGATGAGGCCGGTGACATCCGGGTCTGTCGACGGGTCCTTACGCGGGGCAACGCTCACTTGCAAAACCCCTGGCGCCGACGTCGCGTTCTCGTTGGAGAGCGTGTAGGTGATCACCGCGACACCGGCAAAAGTTGCCGCCGGCACAAAGCGCATGCTGTACTGCGTCGGCGCACTGACCGCCGTGCGCTGGATATCAGTACTCTGCGGGGCAGCCGCAGGCACCGAAACAATCGTCGCCGTACCCGCATCCGCTGGTGAGACCGACAGAACGGCGGCTCCCGTAAACGGCCCCCCCGTCGCGCCGCTTGTGATGTCGATATTTGTCGTCTCATTTGCGCTCACGCGGACCTGAAGGCCGGAGGCCGTCACCGGTACGGCCTGCACGGTGACTGTGACAGCGATGGGAGCCGACGTGCCGGTCGCATTGGTAAGCGCATACGCGAACGTGACAGCTCCGTTTGTATTTGCCGCCGGGGTGTAGACGATATCTTCACCATTGACCACCGCGGTGCCGCTGGCGGGCGGCGCGACAATGGCCACCCTTGAAAACGGGGCGCCCACAGCGTTTGCCGTAGCGTGAATCGTGAGCGGCGCGTTCGAAAGTCCCTTGACCTGTACAGGTGGCGCCGACGGGATCTGATTCGAAATATTGAACGTATAGCTTTGCGAGGCGGTAATCGGCGTGCCCGGCCCGGTGCTGGCATCGGTGGCCGTAATCGTGAACGTGCTGACGCCCGTCGTCAGCGGCGTGCCGGCCAATAGCCCCGACACCGGGTCGAGCGATAGCCCCGCGGGCAACGCCCCGTTTGTCACCGTGAATCGGTACGGCAATGTTCCCCCCGACGCGGTGATTGTCTGCCGGTACGCCTGACCTGCCACGGGCGTTGGCAGGGGTACCGGCCCAATGGACATTGCCGAAGCACTGATGTTCAGCGAAAAAGTCGTCGTCGTGGAAAATGGCGCGCCGGTACCCGTCGTGCTGTCGGTCATCGTGATCGAGAAATTGAACGTACCGGCCTGCGCCGGCGTGCCACTGATCGTGCCATTGGTGAACGTCATTCCCACCGGCAACGCACCGTGGAGGGCGTACGAATAAGGAGGGACTCCGCCGCTACCGGTCAGCGATTGAGAATAGCTCAGACCGATGGTGCCGTTAGGCAGCGTCGCAGGGAGTAACACTAGCGTAGGCGGCGCCACCTGAATCGACAGCGTCTGTGCCGCCGTCTGATTGCTGGCGTCTTTTGCCAGCACCACGAACGAGAAGTTGCCCGCAGCGGTCGCTCTCCCCGTGATATTGCCCGACGAGTCGAGCGTGAATCCCGTCGGCAACACACCGGAGCTGATTGAGAACTGATACGGCGCCACACCACCAGCGACCTGAATTTGCTGACTGTAGCCTGGCGTCCCCGCCACCGTGGCGGGCAGCGTCGAGGTCACAAAACCGATCGGGGCCGGGGCAAAGGAGTAGCCATTCGTGAGCGTGGCGGTTCCCCCGGGCGTCGAGACCAAGACAGGGACGGCGCCCACCGCGTGCGCAGGCGTCGTCGCCGTTAGCGAGGTCGCGCTGTTGACTATGACACCCGTCGCACCCGCCCCACCGAACGCGACGGTCGTCTCCCCGGCGACGAACCCCGTACCGGTGATCGTCACAGAAGTCCCTCCGCTCGATAGCCCGGTGTTGGGTGACACGGACGTCAACGACGGCGTGGCGACATAAAGGTACTTGCTCACCGGACTAGCGCCGCTCGTGCCGCCCGGCGTGGTTACCGACACATCGACCGTCCCGGTGCCGGGGGGCGCATGCACGCTTATCGAGGTGTCGCTAAGCACAACGTATCCAAGCCCGGCGGTGCCGCCGAATGACACAGCCGTCGCCCCGGTAAAGCCGCTCCCGGTAATCGTGACAGCCGTGTTCCCGAGGGTAGGTCCCGATGTCGGCGAAACCCCCGTCACCGTGGGGGCGCCAATATACGTGAACTTGTCCGCGCCGACGATCGCACTGGTGCCCCCTGGCGACACAACGGTCACGTCGACGATCCCTGCCCCGGCAGGGGCCTGCACCGTAATCGACGTGTCGCTGTTGACGGTGAAACCGGACGCGCTTGTCGATCCGAACTTTACCAAGGTCGCCCGTGTGAATCCGGAGCCGCTGATGGTCACTTGCGTCGCGCCGGCGGCGGGCCCAGATGCCGGCGAAATCGACGTCACTGTCGGCGGGGCCACATAGGTGAACTGGTCGCCGAGCGTCGTCGCACTGGTGCCTGTCGGCGTGGTGACCGTCACGTCGACCGTACCGGCGCTGCCGCGCGCGGGCGACGTCGCAGTGATTTGCGTTGCGCTAATCACCGTGAAGCCTGTTGCAGGCGCACCACCGAAGCTGACCTGAGACGCATTGGTGAAACCGGTGCCGGTAATGACCACACCGGTACCCCCGCCAAGGGGCCCGGACGCCGGTGAGATCGACGTCACCGTCGGAGAGGCCACATAGGTGAACTGGTCGCCGAGCGTCGTCGCACTGGTGCCGCCCGGTGTGGTAACCGTCACATCGACCGTCCCGGCACTGCCGCGCGCGGGTGACGTCGCAGTGATTTGCGTTGCGCTATTCACCGTGAAGCCTGTTGCAGGTGTACCACCGAAGCTGACCTGAGACACGTTGCTGAAACCGATACCGGTGATGACCACGCTGGTACCGCCGCCAAGCGGCCCGGACGTCGGCGAGAGTGCCGAAACGCTGGGCGGCCCGTAGGTATATGCGCCCGGTAACGTGGCCACCCCGCCCCCACCGCCAGCGGTGGCAGTGGTATCAACGACGACATCGACGGTCCCGGGCGCGTGCGCGGGCGTACTTAGCGAAATTGATGTGGCACTGTTCACTTTAAGGTTAGTGGCGACTGCCCCGCCAAACTTGACGACGGTCCCTTGAGCGAAGTTCGTGCCGGTGAGTGTGATCAGTTGATCACCCGCAGTCGGTCCGTAGTTGGATGAGACGCTGGAAAGCGTTGGGGCGGGGGGTGGGCGCTTGATGTTCAGAAGAACCGTGGTGGTGCCGTCAATCTGATACAACGTGAACGACCAGGCACTGCTTACCGTATTCGTCAACGGCGTGAAATACAAGAAATCGCCATAGAACGTAGCGTCGGTGGCTAATGTCGAGCCGGGGTCATTGCTGTCTCTGACCGTCACGTTCGTATCGAGCTCCGGATCGACATATAAGCCGCCGCGACCGGGATCGCATGCCGACAACTCGTCTGGCGACAAACTGTGGGTATATTGCCCCCCCGATAACTCGCTGGGGGAAAGCGTCCAGGTGAGGACACAGCTCTGTCGTCCCAAGGCGGGTGACGACACCGTGAACAACAGCAACGCGGCGAAGACCGCTCGCAGCCAAAAGCCCCAGGCGTCAGGCGAAAACAACGAACGTTGGTGGCGATACGATTTAACGAGAAGGTGAGAACTGAGCAACATGGCGAGTCGAAGCGAAGTCGGTACGCGAGCGAATTCAAGCGGAATACCATCGGACAAACGCAAGCCCCTCGAACGCAACTCGCCACGCAAGACACTGGCGAACGATTTTCGAGATGTGAACCGTAAGCGACCCCGCAGACTCGCTTACGGCGCCTGCATCAGTCGTCGGTCATTCGAAAATGGTGGGTAGCGCGTGTGCGCAAGACAGGCCGGACAACGCACCTGAAAAGATGGCAGTGGGTCCTGAAGGCAGTCCCACAATTAGTCTTTCACCCCGTTGGCATTGCATTTTTCTTCCACTCCCGAATTCTTTCGTCGATATCCGACAAGAATTCATTTGTATTTTTTGCCCGCCTCGCACAAAGACGAGACACCGATCCCCGCGGGCTGATCGCAGTACTGCCAACTTTATTTTTGTGAACGTCGCGTAGGTGATTCCCGACGCTTTTTTCAATTTTGCGAAAGCGTAAGAAACCTATAACCGAACGTCAAGCACCAAATTCAAAAAAATTTTCTCAAGATAATAACTCAATGATCTCCATCAACATTTGGACTCCTGATAATTATCCAGAGCAAAATTATCAAACACTCGTTTCGTATAAATTTCCCCGCCCTTGCCAAACAAAACGCTGTTGAGACGAGAATCGTCCAGGACATATCGCCACCATGGAAACTCAGAGGTCGACACCTCTCAAAATCAACAGGGGCCCAAAGGATCGCCCTAAAGTTTTTCGCCGAGATGCCGAATAAGCGTTCTGTCTCCGGGTAACGGAAAACAACGCATCGCGTTGCGCGCAGGAAGAGACAAGCAAGGCTTCAATCTATCGATACGGGGAAGAGAATTACATGTTTGTGAAAACCGTTCTGGGTGCGCTGGCCGGCGTTGCACTGATCAATGCCACATGGGCAGAAGACACAGGGGACTGGATCACCATTGCCGAAACGCAGAAATCCGTCTGGCAGGGCAAGAAAGGCAGCGGCGCGCTGTCCAACGTCGACGGCAAGAAAAACAACGGCTACAAGTATCTCTATCAAGTCAGGAACAAGTCGAAGAACACCTTCGACTACGCGCAGGCCGTTGTGCTGCTCGATGCATGCCGGAAGGGCTTCGGATACGTCTACTACAACGGCATGGAAGGCCAGTTTCTCGGCAAAGACCAATTTGTGCGCTTCGGCCCCACCGTCGCCGACAATCTCGGGAGTACTGCCTGCCAAAGTTGGGACAGCGACACAAACAAGGTCTCGCTCGCGGAAAAGGGAGATTCATGGGAATTTGCCGCGCAGGTGGAGAAGTCCGGCAATAAGGTATTCCTGAAACGCGACACGCTTCGCAAACGCACCTTCAAAGGCAAGCCGTCCGTGTCGATTCTGTCGCGCTTTGACAATCTTCGCGAAAAGACATACGAGTACAGCGAATTCGTAATTGCCTCAGCGGATTGCGAACGTGGTTACGGAACGCTCTACGAGCTGAATTTCGACGGCGGCATTTCAGACAAATGGGATATCGCGCTGAACGGCGAGTCCGTGGCGTCCGTTGTCGGCGGCGTGGTCTGCAACAAGCGCTGATTGCCTCCTTACCGAGGGACCGTCGCGCTGCTATGCCGACATAAAAAAC includes:
- a CDS encoding DNA cytosine methyltransferase, which encodes MIRDQFLLDISDELIIDNFAGGGGASCGIELALGRHVDHAINHDPEAVAMHAMNHPQTEHHCESVWDVDPLALTQGRPVGLAWFSPDCKHFSKAKGGKPRDKKIRGLAWVAMRWAALVRPRVIMLENVEEFRTWGPVLADGSPCPKRKGETFHSFVRQLEAMGYAVEHRELRACDYGAPTIRKRLFLIARCDGKPIVWPEPTHGAPGSVAVVAGERKPWRTAAECIDWSIPCPSIFERKKELAETTQRRIARGMRRYVIDSADPFIVKVNHGYDYFRGQPLGEPIQTLTGKHGFGLVAPHLTKFRTGSTGSDLREPAPTITAGPKENPAGAAHALGLVVPVLTECANASTQRSWPADEPLRTQCAEVKGGHFALAAAFLAKHYGGNYDGPGVGLKEPVSTITTADHHALVSSHMVKLRGECTGSATGEPVPTISAQGNHIGEVRAFLVKYYSEGGQDQDCRDPMHTIPTKDRLGLVTVAGEQYQIADIGMRMLEPHELYAAQGFPSTYVIAPEFNGKRLAKHAQVRMCGNSVSPPMAAALVRANVPELAAWTPKERKRLAAA
- a CDS encoding IPT/TIG domain-containing protein; protein product: MTVRDSNDPGSTLATDATFYGDFLYFTPLTNTVSSAWSFTLYQIDGTTTVLLNIKRPPPAPTLSSVSSNYGPTAGDQLITLTGTNFAQGTVVKFGGAVATNLKVNSATSISLSTPAHAPGTVDVVVDTTATAGGGGGVATLPGAYTYGPPSVSALSPTSGPLGGGTSVVITGIGFSNVSQVSFGGTPATGFTVNSATQITATSPARGSAGTVDVTVTTPGGTSATTLGDQFTYVASPTVTSISPASGPLGGGTGVVITGTGFTNASQVSFGGAPATGFTVISATQITATSPARGSAGTVDVTVTTPTGTSATTLGDQFTYVAPPTVTSISPASGPAAGATQVTISGSGFTRATLVKFGSTSASGFTVNSDTSITVQAPAGAGIVDVTVVSPGGTSAIVGADKFTYIGAPTVTGVSPTSGPTLGNTAVTITGSGFTGATAVSFGGTAGLGYVVLSDTSISVHAPPGTGTVDVSVTTPGGTSGASPVSKYLYVATPSLTSVSPNTGLSSGGTSVTITGTGFVAGETTVAFGGAGATGVIVNSATSLTATTPAHAVGAVPVLVSTPGGTATLTNGYSFAPAPIGFVTSTLPATVAGTPGYSQQIQVAGGVAPYQFSISSGVLPTGFTLDSSGNITGRATAAGNFSFVVLAKDASNQTAAQTLSIQVAPPTLVLLPATLPNGTIGLSYSQSLTGSGGVPPYSYALHGALPVGMTFTNGTISGTPAQAGTFNFSITMTDSTTGTGAPFSTTTTFSLNISASAMSIGPVPLPTPVAGQAYRQTITASGGTLPYRFTVTNGALPAGLSLDPVSGLLAGTPLTTGVSTFTITATDASTGPGTPITASQSYTFNISNQIPSAPPVQVKGLSNAPLTIHATANAVGAPFSRVAIVAPPASGTAVVNGEDIVYTPAANTNGAVTFAYALTNATGTSAPIAVTVTVQAVPVTASGLQVRVSANETTNIDITSGATGGPFTGAAVLSVSPADAGTATIVSVPAAAPQSTDIQRTAVSAPTQYSMRFVPAATFAGVAVITYTLSNENATSAPGVLQVSVAPRKDPSTDPDVTGLIGAQVEAARRFATTQIGNYNQRLEALHGKGRAPSSNGLNVVLPSPERNRNVSRCQDIVGIAERDACLRGDVSPLAQRKAKGLDVRDKSVGASGVGTGDSQVPDLPGDDARDDKRFAYWTAGSVDFGFANIAAQRSGFKFTTGGVTLGADYRFSDHFSLGAGVGYGHDSTDIGSSGTRNTGDSYSGALYASFRPIPTLFVDAVAGFGSLSFNSRRWVVDSNDFASGKRTGQQVFGSVSAGYEYRSEDWLFSPYGRMTASRSTLDQYSETGAGLNALTYFKQNVNTLSGTLGVRAGFSKATRIGIVSPYIRVELQHDFNGQSVAGLAYADIAGSGPVYFVSGSPYGSDRVQVGFGAKLRAGVLAFGLDYSVMTGMGGLQQGVRLTFTAPF
- a CDS encoding tyrosine-type recombinase/integrase, yielding MGRKPTVNTNLPPRMRARVRGKKTYYFFDAGGKPRKEISLGTDYVEAVRRWSELEQTKAPTTPGQTFDVAATNYVAEVLPTKAPRTRSDNVKELGFLREFFAGAPLDDIEPTAIRGYFRWRAQKARQWYEDKKREVPADAGHVRANREIALFSHIFNYARESGLTSAPNPAAGVKRNSEDGRDVYVEDDVFAAVYKAADAPTRDAMDLAYLTGQRPADTLKFDERNINGSDELEIQQGKTKKKLRIAVEGELAALIERIRARKRGYKVVSTALVVNESGQRLTSDALRSRFDKARAAAGIDKDRFQFRDLRAKAGTDKTDSAGDIRQAQQQLGHSSVVMTERYVRQRRGDKVKPTR
- a CDS encoding DUF4224 domain-containing protein — translated: MSDTFLSAEEVAELSGVRTGRRGKSREELQATWLRSAGIPFWTNARGRPIVARSAIEGRQAAAAAEPPRKKWQPPTLSLAG